The following nucleotide sequence is from Mycobacterium sp. 3519A.
CGGCGCGGGATCTCCTCGAGGCTGTCGACGAGCATCGTGTCACCGGTGATGTAGAGCCGGTACAGCTGATCGGAGCCCCTGCTGAAGTCGAGCAGGTGCCCGTTGACGGGCATCAACAGCCCGTCGACTTCCTCCTCGGTGGCGTGCTTGGCCGGCATGGCGGTGATGGTCAACGTGGCGTCGCCCTTGTGCACCACGAGCGATTCCCAGGTGCCGAGGGCATGGCCCTGTTCGAAGCCGAGACCGCTGAGCTTCTCCACTGCGTCGGCCGTCGAGACGATCGGCAGGTTCTTGTCGAGCTCCTGCGCGGCGACGTCGTCGAAATGATCGCCGTGGTAGTGCGACAAGACGACCAGATCGATCGGCGGCAGGTCAGCGATCTGGCAGGCGGGCTCGACCTCGCGTCGAGCCCAGACGCCGTGACCGAGATAGACGTGTTCGCCCTTGTGGAGGAACGCGGGATCGGTCAGGATCGTC
It contains:
- a CDS encoding MBL fold metallo-hydrolase is translated as MNVLELTGSAAADFDQGEVYFIGNATTLIRFGGLTILTDPAFLHKGEHVYLGHGVWARREVEPACQIADLPPIDLVVLSHYHGDHFDDVAAQELDKNLPIVSTADAVEKLSGLGFEQGHALGTWESLVVHKGDATLTITAMPAKHATEEEVDGLLMPVNGHLLDFSRGSDQLYRLYITGDTMLVDSLEEIPRRYPDIDLGLVHTGGTTFLVTVVTMTGEQGVKAVEITKPKTAIPIHYNDFSVFLSGLDDFKKAAQTSTASTEFVYLAHGETYTFKPHV